Proteins from one Natrinema salinisoli genomic window:
- a CDS encoding SDR family NAD(P)-dependent oxidoreductase, with translation MHEPDFDVSDRTAIVTGASQGIGQAIAETLAASGANVAICSRSMDRVGPVADGINEDDDAGEALAVECNVRERDQVQNLVDETVDEFGDVDILVNNAGGEFVAPFEDISANGWQTIVDLNLNSTVHCTQLAGEVMREGDGGVIINLSSVNGQHAAPGESHYGASKAAIIRLTETLAVEWAEDGIRVNCIAPGLIQTPGVAETLGIDSEDMPSREETDRRIGHAAEIADLAQFLASPAASFMNGETVTAKGVPRAGNSMSQDLGLED, from the coding sequence CCGACAGGACCGCTATCGTAACGGGTGCGAGTCAGGGAATCGGCCAGGCGATCGCGGAGACGCTCGCGGCGAGCGGTGCGAACGTCGCGATCTGTTCCCGTTCGATGGACCGCGTGGGGCCGGTCGCCGACGGGATCAACGAGGACGACGACGCGGGCGAGGCGCTCGCCGTTGAGTGTAACGTCCGCGAGCGCGATCAGGTTCAGAACCTCGTCGACGAGACGGTCGACGAGTTCGGCGACGTCGACATCCTCGTGAACAACGCCGGCGGGGAGTTCGTCGCGCCGTTCGAGGACATCTCGGCCAACGGCTGGCAGACCATCGTCGACCTCAACCTCAACAGCACCGTCCACTGCACGCAACTCGCCGGCGAAGTCATGCGCGAGGGCGACGGCGGCGTCATCATCAACCTCTCGAGCGTCAACGGCCAGCACGCCGCGCCCGGCGAGAGCCACTACGGCGCGTCGAAGGCGGCGATCATCCGCCTCACCGAGACGCTCGCCGTCGAGTGGGCCGAGGACGGAATCCGCGTCAACTGTATCGCCCCGGGACTCATCCAGACGCCCGGCGTCGCGGAGACGCTCGGCATCGACAGCGAGGACATGCCGTCCCGCGAGGAGACCGACCGCCGGATCGGTCACGCCGCGGAGATCGCGGATCTCGCTCAGTTCCTCGCCAGTCCCGCCGCCTCCTTCATGAACGGCGAGACGGTGACCGCCAAGGGCGTCCCGCGGGCCGGCAACTCGATGTCGCAGGATCTCGGCCTCGAGGACTGA
- the mutL gene encoding DNA mismatch repair endonuclease MutL, with protein sequence MSDESTPSQHDTDIHQLDEDTVARIAAGEVVERPASAVKELVENSLDADASSVDVTVEAGGTELIRVADDGEGMSEADVRAAVREHTTSKIDGLADLESGVATLGFRGEALHTIGSVSKLTIRSRPRGADGAGTELVYEGGDVVSVEPTGCPEGTTVEIEDLFYNTPARRKFLKTTATEFAHVNRVVTRYALANPDVAVTLTHDGREVFSTTGQGDLQAAVLSVYGREVAAAMISVDADGDELPPGPLESVSGLVSHPETNRSSRDYLATYVNGRAVTADAVREGIMGAYGTQLGGDRYPFVTLFLEVPGDAVDVNVHPRKREVRFDDDDAVRRQVDAAVEHALLEHGLLRSRAPRGRSAPGEARVDPGDTRGTERESDSVDVESTTLERSTESASPADESADDGSTAVDSQPDRGTDDAPPTGDPASASAEGGVDSSGPDTAGTDRTSSAQSSSGSPDETATNATERGPDLGQRETTRTDSGRTRAASADRDSDRDATRKFDAASEQRTLTGEAATGEQSEFDSLPSLRVLGQLHDTYLVCETPDGLVLIDQHAADERVNYERLQEAFADDPTAQALAEPVELELTAAEAEAFDHYSEALSRLGFYADRVDDRTVSVTTVPAVLEETLEPDRLRDVLASFVAGDREAGAETVDAMADEFLGDLACYPSITGNTSLTEGSVVDLLEALDDCENPYSCPHGRPVIVRFDEREIEDRFERDYPGHGG encoded by the coding sequence ATGAGTGACGAGAGTACCCCATCCCAGCACGACACCGACATCCACCAGTTAGACGAGGACACCGTCGCCCGCATCGCCGCCGGCGAGGTCGTCGAGCGACCCGCCAGCGCGGTGAAGGAACTCGTCGAGAACAGTCTCGACGCCGATGCCTCGAGCGTCGACGTCACCGTCGAGGCGGGCGGCACGGAGCTGATTCGCGTCGCCGACGACGGTGAGGGGATGTCCGAGGCCGACGTCCGAGCGGCCGTCCGCGAGCACACGACGAGCAAGATCGACGGGCTCGCGGACCTCGAGTCGGGCGTCGCGACGCTCGGATTCCGGGGCGAAGCGTTGCACACCATCGGCTCGGTGTCGAAACTGACGATTCGCTCGCGGCCCCGCGGGGCGGACGGTGCGGGGACGGAACTCGTCTACGAGGGCGGTGACGTCGTCTCCGTCGAGCCGACGGGCTGTCCGGAGGGGACGACCGTCGAGATCGAGGACCTCTTCTACAACACGCCGGCCCGCCGGAAGTTCCTCAAGACGACGGCGACGGAGTTCGCCCACGTCAACCGCGTCGTCACGCGCTACGCGCTCGCGAACCCCGACGTCGCGGTCACGCTGACCCACGACGGCCGCGAGGTCTTTTCGACGACGGGGCAAGGTGACCTCCAGGCCGCCGTCCTGTCAGTCTACGGCCGCGAGGTCGCAGCCGCCATGATATCCGTCGACGCGGACGGCGACGAACTCCCGCCGGGCCCCCTCGAGTCCGTCTCCGGACTCGTCTCCCATCCCGAGACCAACCGCTCGAGTCGGGACTACCTCGCAACGTACGTCAACGGCCGGGCCGTGACCGCCGACGCCGTCCGCGAGGGGATCATGGGCGCGTACGGGACCCAACTCGGCGGCGACCGCTACCCCTTCGTCACCCTCTTCCTCGAGGTCCCCGGCGACGCGGTCGACGTGAACGTCCACCCGCGCAAGCGGGAGGTGCGGTTCGACGACGACGACGCGGTCCGCCGGCAGGTCGACGCCGCGGTCGAGCACGCCTTACTCGAGCACGGCCTGCTCCGATCGCGAGCGCCTCGCGGTCGGTCGGCACCGGGCGAGGCTCGAGTGGATCCCGGCGATACTCGGGGAACCGAGCGGGAGTCCGATTCGGTCGACGTGGAATCGACTACGCTCGAGCGCAGTACCGAGTCCGCGTCACCGGCCGACGAATCGGCCGACGACGGGAGCACGGCTGTCGATTCGCAGCCGGACCGCGGGACCGACGACGCGCCGCCGACCGGCGATCCCGCGAGTGCGAGCGCGGAAGGCGGGGTCGATTCGAGCGGCCCTGACACCGCTGGGACCGACCGCACCTCGAGTGCGCAGTCGTCCTCGGGTAGCCCGGACGAGACGGCGACGAACGCGACGGAGAGGGGACCGGACTTGGGCCAGCGTGAGACGACTCGAACCGATTCAGGCCGGACCCGCGCCGCGAGTGCGGATCGTGACTCCGACCGCGACGCCACGCGGAAGTTCGACGCCGCGTCCGAACAGCGGACGCTGACCGGCGAGGCCGCCACGGGCGAGCAATCGGAGTTCGACTCGTTGCCCTCGCTCCGAGTACTCGGCCAGCTACACGACACCTATCTGGTCTGCGAGACGCCCGACGGGCTCGTCCTGATCGACCAGCACGCCGCCGACGAGCGGGTCAACTACGAGCGCCTGCAGGAGGCCTTCGCCGACGATCCGACCGCACAGGCGCTCGCGGAGCCCGTCGAACTCGAGCTGACCGCAGCCGAAGCCGAAGCCTTCGACCACTACAGCGAGGCGCTCTCGCGGCTGGGCTTCTACGCCGATCGGGTCGACGACCGCACCGTCTCCGTGACGACCGTCCCCGCGGTCCTCGAGGAAACTCTCGAGCCCGACCGGCTACGGGACGTCCTCGCGTCGTTCGTCGCCGGCGATCGCGAGGCGGGTGCCGAGACGGTCGACGCGATGGCGGACGAGTTCCTCGGGGATCTGGCCTGCTATCCGTCGATCACCGGGAACACGTCGCTGACCGAGGGATCGGTCGTCGACCTGCTCGAGGCGCTCGATGACTGCGAAAATCCCTACTCCTGCCCGCACGGGCGCCCGGTGATCGTCCGGTTCGACGAACGCGAGATCGAGGACCGGTTCGAGCGGGATTACCCCGGACACGGCGGGTAG